The following are from one region of the Ruficoccus sp. ZRK36 genome:
- the mobF gene encoding MobF family relaxase, whose product MLSPKPQYNLRNAKEYFREHLQVGDYYAQENEVQGEWFGQGAEKLGLQGTVKEREFVALCEGNNPANNERLTARKNTTRTKDGKEVANRRIFYDFTISPPKSVSIAGLYQDVRIVNIHDKAVQKAMQEMEKFAMTRVRKNGRSDDRTTGNVIGAAFRHDTSRALDPHLHTHCIVMNATYDAVENRWKALQNYEMLKAQKFVENLYYHELTKGLKQLGYVIENNARDFEIRSISPELIERFSKRHQQIDAGVREHLSSGNRPKNLKELRAQIAHEKRDRKIKESSASNLHAHWSGQMTHVEIASLAPENAPNSGDKITPDMGVIVNWADERVFERKSVVEDYQLKAAALIRGRGEDFTLEKLNAEIARRNYLKNERDHTITTHVALDRELQIVATAQNERNQHAPFCENYQPSIATITGEQKSAVERILGSQDYVTLFRGGAGTGKTFALQEVAKGLENAGHSVVVLAPQRQQVIDLQNDGFAAQTVARFLAKSDLPSNAVVVIDEAGQIGGKQMSDLFTTLKASETRIILSGDTRQHGAVEASDALRAIEKHAGLHPAELTAIRRQDPAKGRDENERVFIGEYREAVKAASKGEVVESFERLDSLDCVIEVDEANRQATLADDYLQARQAGESTLIVAQTWDEIHAVNDAVRQRLKEADLLGAESKLAFYESRDLDNAQKRDARFYEPGDHVYFIKKYGRFGKGELAKVERASEQGFSLRKDGKVTTVGFKQSKHFVVARQRELELAPGDRLQMKFNGKSVDGKPIVNGELVTVSRIAKNGNIAVIDDRGQRKTLAPTQRLANLGYAVTSYASQGKTVDTVLFSDSQNRAATNRNQWYVSISRARRKIKIYTSDKEALRENLLRLGERTLAMDFMEAKRKGGQLIRQGIDHAKRAREIILQEARQQLLKKQRLAPPAPRQAIKPLRSPLRRRQQSRGIRQSM is encoded by the coding sequence GTGCTCAGTCCTAAGCCACAATACAACCTGCGCAATGCCAAGGAATACTTCCGGGAACACTTGCAGGTAGGCGACTACTACGCCCAAGAAAACGAGGTGCAAGGCGAGTGGTTTGGGCAGGGAGCGGAGAAATTGGGACTGCAAGGTACCGTAAAAGAACGCGAATTTGTCGCGCTATGTGAGGGCAATAATCCCGCCAATAATGAGCGCCTAACTGCGCGCAAAAACACGACGCGAACCAAGGACGGCAAGGAAGTCGCCAACCGGCGCATCTTCTACGACTTCACGATCAGCCCGCCCAAAAGTGTGTCGATTGCCGGGCTTTATCAGGACGTACGCATCGTGAATATCCACGATAAAGCAGTCCAAAAAGCGATGCAGGAAATGGAGAAATTCGCCATGACCCGCGTCCGAAAAAACGGGCGCTCTGATGACCGGACAACCGGCAACGTGATCGGCGCGGCCTTCCGTCACGACACCAGCCGGGCGCTTGATCCGCATTTGCACACGCACTGCATCGTCATGAACGCGACGTATGATGCCGTCGAAAATCGGTGGAAAGCGTTGCAGAATTACGAGATGCTCAAGGCGCAAAAATTTGTCGAAAATCTCTACTACCACGAGCTTACTAAAGGACTCAAACAATTGGGCTACGTGATCGAGAACAATGCGCGTGATTTTGAAATCAGAAGCATATCGCCCGAATTGATTGAAAGATTCTCGAAGCGCCATCAGCAAATTGACGCCGGTGTAAGGGAGCATTTATCGAGCGGCAATCGCCCCAAAAATTTGAAGGAATTACGGGCGCAAATTGCGCACGAAAAACGGGACCGCAAAATCAAGGAATCGTCAGCGTCGAACCTGCACGCTCATTGGAGTGGCCAAATGACTCATGTCGAAATCGCTTCGTTGGCGCCAGAAAACGCGCCGAATTCCGGCGACAAAATCACGCCAGATATGGGGGTCATTGTCAATTGGGCCGATGAACGGGTGTTCGAGCGCAAGTCCGTCGTGGAAGATTACCAGCTCAAGGCGGCGGCATTGATCCGGGGCCGGGGCGAGGATTTCACCCTCGAAAAATTGAACGCCGAAATCGCCCGTCGAAATTACCTCAAAAATGAGCGCGATCACACCATTACCACCCACGTCGCACTCGACCGCGAATTACAAATCGTTGCGACCGCCCAAAATGAGCGCAATCAACACGCGCCATTTTGCGAAAATTATCAGCCGTCAATTGCGACGATAACCGGCGAGCAAAAATCCGCGGTTGAGCGGATCCTTGGGAGCCAAGATTATGTGACGCTGTTCCGGGGCGGCGCCGGGACCGGCAAAACCTTCGCTTTACAGGAAGTCGCTAAGGGCTTGGAAAATGCCGGTCATTCCGTCGTCGTTTTAGCGCCGCAACGCCAGCAGGTTATCGACCTGCAAAACGACGGTTTTGCAGCGCAGACCGTCGCCCGGTTTCTGGCGAAAAGCGATCTGCCTTCCAATGCTGTCGTCGTGATTGACGAGGCTGGGCAGATTGGCGGCAAGCAAATGTCCGACCTTTTCACGACGCTGAAAGCGAGTGAAACGCGCATCATTTTGTCGGGCGACACGCGCCAACATGGCGCCGTGGAAGCCTCGGACGCGCTCCGAGCCATTGAAAAGCACGCCGGGCTTCATCCCGCCGAGTTGACCGCGATTCGTCGGCAAGACCCGGCCAAGGGTCGCGACGAAAACGAGCGCGTTTTCATTGGCGAATACCGCGAAGCGGTGAAGGCTGCTTCCAAGGGTGAAGTCGTCGAGTCGTTTGAACGACTCGACTCCCTTGACTGCGTGATCGAAGTCGATGAGGCGAACCGACAGGCGACTTTGGCCGATGATTATTTGCAGGCGCGGCAGGCCGGAGAATCGACGCTGATTGTCGCTCAAACTTGGGACGAAATTCACGCCGTTAATGACGCCGTACGTCAGCGCCTCAAGGAAGCGGACTTGTTGGGGGCGGAGTCCAAGCTGGCTTTCTACGAAAGCCGCGACTTGGATAATGCGCAAAAGCGCGACGCGCGTTTTTACGAGCCCGGCGACCACGTTTATTTCATCAAAAAGTACGGTCGTTTTGGTAAAGGCGAACTTGCGAAAGTCGAACGCGCCAGCGAGCAAGGTTTTTCCCTGCGTAAAGATGGCAAGGTGACGACGGTCGGCTTCAAGCAGTCCAAGCACTTCGTTGTCGCTCGCCAGCGCGAGCTTGAACTGGCGCCGGGTGATCGTCTCCAAATGAAGTTCAACGGCAAGTCCGTTGATGGCAAACCTATTGTCAACGGCGAGCTCGTCACCGTCAGCCGCATTGCCAAAAACGGCAACATTGCCGTCATCGATGACCGGGGCCAGCGCAAAACTTTGGCGCCTACGCAGCGCCTAGCCAATCTCGGTTACGCCGTCACCTCGTACGCCTCGCAAGGCAAAACCGTCGATACGGTTTTATTCTCCGACTCGCAAAACCGGGCGGCGACGAACCGCAACCAGTGGTACGTGTCGATTTCGCGGGCGCGGCGAAAGATCAAGATTTACACCTCGGACAAGGAAGCTTTACGCGAAAACCTACTGCGCCTCGGCGAGCGCACCTTGGCGATGGACTTTATGGAAGCCAAGCGAAAGGGCGGGCAACTGATCCGGCAGGGAATCGACCATGCCAAACGCGCCCGCGAAATCATTTTGCAGGAAGCCAGGCAGCAATTGCTCAAGAAGCAGCGCTTGGCACCGCCTGCACCGCGCCAAGCCATCAAGCCACTCCGCAGCCCATTAAGGCGGCGCCAACAAAGCAGAGGCATACGACAATCAATGTAA
- a CDS encoding JAB domain-containing protein gives MSAKRERFPVQTLIGFEGPEAFQIERYKMKIYEASIKYSLVSECQSSALDCPAMIYQYMQGAFDNYPMQESFWVICMNRKNQPISRTMISLGTISGTMISPAEVFRVAILGSAANIAVAHQHPSGDPHPSQQDIRATRNLVECGKMMQIPLLDHIICGDPKSDPKGIGYYSFNEGGLC, from the coding sequence GTGAGCGCGAAGCGCGAACGGTTTCCAGTTCAAACCCTCATTGGTTTTGAGGGGCCGGAAGCCTTTCAAATTGAAAGGTACAAAATGAAAATCTACGAAGCTTCGATCAAGTATTCACTCGTCTCAGAATGCCAGAGCTCAGCACTCGACTGTCCCGCCATGATCTACCAATACATGCAGGGGGCATTTGATAATTATCCGATGCAGGAAAGCTTTTGGGTGATCTGTATGAACCGCAAAAATCAGCCGATAAGCCGCACCATGATTTCACTCGGAACGATCAGCGGAACCATGATAAGTCCGGCGGAAGTGTTCCGGGTGGCGATTCTCGGGAGCGCCGCCAACATCGCCGTAGCCCATCAGCATCCGAGCGGCGATCCACACCCATCGCAGCAAGATATTCGGGCAACTCGCAATCTCGTAGAATGCGGAAAAATGATGCAGATTCCCTTGCTGGATCACATCATTTGCGGCGATCCAAAATCCGATCCCAAAGGAATCGGTTACTACTCATTCAATGAAGGTGGGCTTTGCTAA
- a CDS encoding AAA family ATPase, with the protein MITTDHISKLKGHLLANIRGQDTAIDKACSVLERGAFKLSSPDRPLGSFLFVGPTGVGKTELTKCFTHYLFPGENRLIRFDMSEYQNKEQLEVLLGDDANAQGQMGRQFDLNRDADGNLQGGTILLDEIEKAHPDLLLILLQILEDGRLTLRDGTLLNVSNFFVVLTSNIGAAEAMEMRKSSVETVERVVFNLVKEKLRPELVGRISEQIVFRRLEYDVQVEIAKLLLGREIERLNRQFDTQISYNKTVLEFVLIEGFDARFGARPLRRCIERLVGDALVEQLKLGNQPAGMLVVDSDAGKLRLQSESRPA; encoded by the coding sequence ATGATAACCACCGATCATATTTCCAAACTGAAAGGTCATTTGCTGGCCAATATTCGTGGGCAAGATACCGCCATTGACAAAGCCTGTTCCGTGCTGGAGCGCGGAGCCTTCAAACTGTCGTCCCCGGATCGACCGTTAGGTTCGTTCCTGTTCGTGGGACCAACTGGTGTTGGAAAAACCGAACTCACCAAGTGTTTCACGCACTACCTTTTCCCCGGCGAAAATCGCCTCATCCGTTTCGATATGTCCGAGTATCAAAACAAGGAACAATTGGAAGTGCTGCTTGGCGACGACGCCAACGCCCAAGGGCAAATGGGGCGACAGTTCGATTTGAACCGGGATGCCGACGGCAACCTGCAAGGCGGCACAATTCTCCTCGATGAAATTGAAAAAGCGCATCCTGATTTGCTGCTCATTCTCCTGCAAATTTTGGAGGACGGGCGTTTGACGCTACGGGACGGCACACTGCTGAATGTCTCGAATTTCTTTGTCGTGCTCACTTCCAACATTGGCGCCGCCGAAGCAATGGAGATGCGAAAATCAAGCGTGGAAACCGTGGAGCGTGTCGTGTTCAACTTGGTCAAAGAGAAACTTCGTCCTGAACTTGTCGGACGAATTTCTGAACAGATTGTGTTTCGTCGGCTGGAATATGACGTGCAAGTTGAAATTGCTAAACTCCTACTCGGACGCGAAATCGAGCGCTTGAATCGCCAATTCGATACGCAGATTTCTTACAACAAAACCGTTCTGGAATTTGTGCTCATCGAAGGATTTGATGCCCGCTTTGGCGCCCGTCCTCTGCGCCGGTGCATTGAACGCTTGGTTGGCGACGCCCTTGTTGAACAACTAAAACTCGGCAATCAACCAGCCGGAATGTTGGTCGTCGATTCTGACGCTGGTAAGCTGCGTTTGCAAAGTGAAAGCCGTCCCGCCTAG
- a CDS encoding DUF4141 domain-containing protein, protein MKLILFFSILLFAISAQAQWVVTDPAHTAQTITSRIQDIANHAEVLTEWQQQYEQLTEQINTMTQQLEVETIMKDWMGDPIAVDLPSLEVLSMDDFIDDINYGIPWDEVIEQADGTDSLGETHGGLFEEVPAVTVTGEAVNVTDAALKQYAAVDRQYINYVEASGEIDARLRELQENQALTLTELRNAATDAEVQKLSAIVNAQNGQITLLISEREKQYQQYNALKELSENQEAKSKSVSVKAHMQDQHAAYQSLQNYLMGLTSSEN, encoded by the coding sequence ATGAAGCTAATTCTATTTTTCTCCATTCTGCTATTCGCAATTTCGGCGCAAGCGCAGTGGGTCGTCACCGATCCCGCGCATACCGCGCAAACCATTACCTCAAGAATACAAGACATCGCCAATCACGCCGAAGTCTTAACTGAGTGGCAGCAACAGTACGAACAGCTTACCGAGCAAATAAATACGATGACGCAGCAACTTGAAGTGGAAACCATCATGAAGGACTGGATGGGTGACCCGATTGCGGTCGATCTTCCTTCATTGGAAGTGCTTTCAATGGATGACTTTATCGATGACATCAATTACGGCATTCCGTGGGATGAAGTTATTGAGCAGGCCGATGGCACTGACAGTCTCGGTGAAACTCACGGCGGTTTGTTTGAGGAGGTGCCCGCGGTAACCGTAACCGGCGAAGCGGTCAACGTTACCGATGCGGCTTTGAAACAATACGCCGCCGTGGATCGGCAGTATATCAATTACGTTGAAGCCTCCGGCGAGATCGATGCTCGCTTGCGGGAGCTGCAAGAGAATCAGGCCCTCACCCTGACTGAACTGCGAAACGCCGCTACTGACGCGGAAGTGCAGAAGCTATCTGCCATTGTAAACGCTCAGAATGGTCAAATCACTTTGCTGATTTCTGAGCGCGAGAAGCAATACCAGCAATACAACGCATTGAAAGAACTGAGTGAGAATCAGGAGGCAAAATCAAAATCCGTCTCCGTTAAGGCGCACATGCAAGACCAACATGCTGCTTACCAATCTTTGCAAAACTACCTAATGGGGCTCACCAGCTCCGAAAACTAA